One Triplophysa rosa linkage group LG8, Trosa_1v2, whole genome shotgun sequence genomic window, CCTAAAATAAAGTACTATACCGTTATTGGTCAGCTTCCTTTGAAGACACGCCTCTTTTACAAAATCCCATTTTTATTTGACGTTACTGGTGTTGTCTCATTACGGCCACGCCTACACACGCACGTCGTATCCAATCGGAGGCGCGTTAAGAGAAAATCCCGCTGGCGTCATCAACATAGGCCGATCCTTCCACGTCACATGGATTGGTATTCTAGAATTGTTTACGCCCGTCTATCGCGTAATCTCAATTCACAACACTCGCCTTGCGTTTTTCCGATAGGATTGTCGTAGTTAAGAATTATCTCGAGTTTTTCAAAGCGGTTCCGTTGGTGTCAGTCTTGCCGCGACTGAGTAATGAATTGTCAGGGGATTGTTTGCCATGGAGGGAGTTCTCTATAAATGGACTAACTACATCAGCGGTATGCGTACTGCCAAACTTAAAACTTGTCTGTTGTAAATTAGGCAAGTCTGTAAGGCTGTTAGCCTGTTTGCTAGCTGGAGTGAATGAAGTTAAACTCGAGGAGTGTTCGGCTGTGCCATTATAGTCTTTGATCATATATTCTGGTAATATTTACCATTTTAAGCACATCCGATCTCGCCTGCTCAGATCACGGAGGAGTTTGTTTTGGGCTGCTGATTATGTCATTTGCATAGAGTCCAGTTGGAAACGTGGAAAAGCCATCACACTGACATGACTCCACATTTCTTACTTGGAATCATTCAAGCCATATTCTCTACACGATTATCATCGCATATTTGTCAACAAcaccataaaatgtatttattttctgtgtaaAGGTTGGCAGCCCCGCTGGTTTGTGCTTGATGGAGGAACTCTTTCCTACTATGACTCTCAAGAAGATGCGTGGAAAGGATGCAAGGGAAGCATTAAAATCTCTGTGTGTGAAATACAAGGTAAGAAAAACCAGCTCAGGAAACCTAATAGTTACATCGCATGTAGTTACAGTGTTTCTTATGTGCCACAGAAGAGTTGCTGTGCATTCCTTTGTGGTTGTACATAATACATCATGCAGGGCTTACATAAGTACTGTATTCACACAGCTATTGTTAATGTTCATACAAAAGACAGACAATTGCTCATCCACTGTCTTTGTCCTCCCTCATCTCTTGTAGTTCACCCGTCAGATTTCACAAGGCTTGATCTGATCATTCCAGGAGAACAGTACTTTTATCTCAGGgcaataaatgctgcagagagaCAGAAATGGCTTGTGGCGTTAGGGACTGCAAAAGCCTGTCTGACAGACAACCGAACCAAGAGAGAGAAAGGTGAGAGTCAcattaaagggatcgttcaccgcaaaataaaattatgtcatcatgtaATTACCAgtctttgactttcttttgtgaaacagatattttgagaaatacctCAGTGGTTTGTGTGCGAACAATAGAGGTCAAcagggtccaatgttgtttggttaccaacattcttcaaaatatcttcttttgtgttttgcagaagaaagtcatacaggtttaaaatgacaagagggcaaaTCAATGATAAAATAGTTTAACAGACATTATCTACTTTTTTGATCATCGTGTTTCATTGAAAGGggcatatatacatacattacaGTCCAATAAAATGCTCTCTAGAATAATATCCCTCCACTAACAAATAACAAAGCATGATTTCAACAATGCAGATACTAAACTAGCATTATAAACTAGCCGCTAACTAATTTGGACAAACcctttcatatatttttacccCAATATTCTTTTTTGAAAGGAAATACTTGGGtgtttgtttaaaggggtcatatggcggaagtacatgtttttctgtgtctttggtgtgttataagttgcccatgcatgtattagacacgtacaattgcacaaatgaaagtgtgggaacaaaagatgcattctatctaaaagcgaatgctcagccagacttgcctgaaacgcctcgtgtaaccacacccccacaaatctacgtcagttcgtaacatgatttgactaagaccgcccaaatgtatacgtagttaaggtgggcgtaattgtaaatctcattgtatcgtctgtcagtacaattgctttggaacctgatgttccgaatatggtaagaggcgttacatttccgtgaaatgcttgcagtatttgaccaatcactacgcactggttaactggccaatcatagcacacctcgcttttcagagcgatgagctttgtaaaaaatcagcgtgtttcagagaggcggggcaaaaagaggagatacaaacatgcacggtatgtggaaaatacaacgttttttaaactttaaatggtgtatacacattgcgttgcatctaaaacaaacaatattattcgttttagccgtacaatatgactcctttaaccaAGCCTTTTTAATCAAGCCTTGATGTCTCCTCCTCCAGAAAGACCTGTCTATCATCCATGTGTCTATTATGGAAATGAACAATAGCCCTCTTTTATCTTTTCAGAGCTCCAGGAAAACGCAGAGGCcctgaaaacaaaaatgtcagagCTGAGGCTTTACTGCGACCTTCTCCTCCAGCaagtgaacaaaataaaagagagTCCTCTAGCTGAGACAGCGGGCGATTCTGAGGAGGTAGGGCAATGTTTGTCTGTGGCTGGTATGAGTTTAGACAAACTCCAGGATGTTTCAAGGATCGTTTGGGTCTATAGTTAACAAAACAATATACGTAACATGTTTGATGACATAGTTTTTGAGCTGCTACTAAAGTAGCTGATCTTTATTTATGGTGCATAACAACATTCTCTCTGGGTCTGTAGCTATAAGTGGTTGACAGTTAatgaatttctttttatttttaattgatcattaaaaataacattttataaacgCGAGACAAGGCTTTGCTATATTGTGAATAAAGCTTTGGAATTACCAATGACTGTTATCACACAGCCTCTtgtaccttaaatatataagcTTAGTCATTTTTATGCTTTGTCTTCTCTCATTTTCGCTTTATTATGCGGGTCATCTGATGAGACTTTAAAAAGTGTGGTTTTAGGTAGCGAATGAGACCGGGAGTCTTGTGAAGTCCACATGTACCACCTTCTTGAAGACCCTGGAGGAGTGTATGCAGATTGCCAGCCGGACCTTTAATCCAGACCTCCTGAGTCAGACCCCACCTGGTTCTCCCCCGGTGGCTACCGTCAAACCTCAGAAGGTATTAAACATAATCACCTTGTAGAAAAAGCAGCAGGAAAATAGAAAATAAGTAGTAGTTGTTGTGTATTATACTGTTGTACCTAAAAAGGTTTAGTCAAACCTTGAATGTCCATTTTTGTTCTAGATCAAAATGATCCAAAATGACCCGAAAAATCAGCACCCAGGAGAAAAGTAAGTTTAGGTATAACAATGCACCCTTTTGGGTCAGTTGAGCGCTTCTcatctgtttaaaatgtatgttaCGCAGACTCAAGGACTCAGTGAGCATCTCAGGTAGTACAAGAGCACACGAGAGAGGAAAGAGTGGACCAGAATATGAAGCACCTCTATCTCCACAAGACAACATACCAACACCTCTTACAGGTATCATCTGAGCTCAGAGCTGCTTAGACGTGAAGCACTTTCAGTGACGTCATCCCcatttccaaacctgtttgcTTTGTGTTTAGAAATCAGTTTAGTGGAGGAACACCAAGAAGGTGGGAACCCTCAGAATGGCTCTTCCTCAAGCACACATGACACTGAAGAGTCTGCAGGGGAGAAAGAGAAGCACAGACCGACAGAAGCAAACCATGCTGAAGTCTCCCCAAGCACCGgacaaaacaaagaacaaacgGTCAATGAGGAAATCCAGGCTGACCTGGAAGTAAATGAGCTTCAGGGTGAGAATAAACAGGAAGAAGAAGATAAGGTGGACACGTTCTTCAGTACCATGAGTCACAGGTATGAGGCGCCGTGATCGTGCTGTGATCTTTATACTGAGGGAATGAGATCAGTGTACTACACATGTCAGTTCCATATCACACGATCGTGCTGCTGttaaaaacactacagtattatttacagaaatgtactgtaagctttttttatttcaatccAAATTCAGGGATCATAATTTAGCAACACTGTGTCCCAACCAGGTGCAAGGtgtgttcacccaaaaataaacattctgtgattatttattcaccctcgtgtgtTTCAAAACCTTTGTATGACTTTgatttctgtgaaacacaataaatgaataaatgatgatataattacattttttgcgtgaactatcccttttggtctgctaaatgaatacatgtaaatgtgattCCTTTTAGTATTCCTCAGTGCATTTAATAATCCTTAGCATCACGTGACGAAGGTAACAGATAGTCCCACCCCCAACCTCATACCATTGGATGACCCAATGTTGATAAATCACTCAAACTAACAGACAGATGCTTTAATAGTGTTCACAACATATAAATGTCcaactaataaacaaatgcacaaTAAGATGAGAAAATAATAGgaatgtaacaatatcaaaatctgaCTGTACGATAATCCACGGTACGGTATTtaatgcaatatttaaaatgaccgATGATGAcatggaaacgtgccataagcatcctcttttctttatcctctaatcataactgttgcttagaggtacgagttatagtatgagatcggtcaaatgacctaaaatctcttttataaaataaaataatgatggaccttgccaaaggtaacatctgtttttcttttctaacattccctgttaggcccggaagacctatcgattcatacagtcatgtgaccacgctaatattgagacaattttgctattgcgataacacgatatcgataatattgttacatccctagaaaATAAAtagtcatttgtaaaaaaaagaatgagtATGATTTTATTTTGCTGAGACGTGGTGCAAAACAAAGTCTGAAAGATTTAATGGAATGCTTTCAACATATGACATGTCCTTGATGAAATGTTTACTGTAGTATGTTTTCTTTTGATCGCTCAAAACGAGGCCTGCCTGTGATGTGGGTTTGTAGATTATTTTGCTCTATCATTCTTTTATCTTCTGTATGCAGTAATAGGATCACATACTGTAAAGTAACTGCAACACACTTATTTGCTCCAGCAGCCTTCATTTGGCTGAAACAAAGTTTTGTTGAACATGTGAAATGTTATCAAAGATATGAATCCTTTTTAGTGTTATTTCAATGTGTGAAATCATAAAACCTATATGTAATGTGTGCTGTACTCAAGTAGGGAGAGTCAAATCTCATTGTTTGTATTAGACTCAGAGAGGACCGCATGCTCTGTGATTCCTTCTGTTTTGGCTCTGCctgctttttgtgttttatttgctcaaataaatttgcattctgTTGAATTTTAAACAAATGCTTTGATGTATTGTATGAATGTCTGTGGTTTTTTCTTGTAGATTTAGTGATATAATACTGGAGGACGGCAGTGGTATTCCCACTCAAGCATTTTTGGATTCTTGCTATGCTATAGTACCAGTTTTAGGTAGGACGGTCTCTTTCTCTCCTTCCTCACTTTTCCATGCATTCGCTTTGTATTTGCTTCATGTTTTCCGTCTGTGAGTCTGAGCTGCTTCTGCATTAGTTCTGTTCTTTTGAAAAGCTTGTTAAAGGCTACTTGGGGACATTTCTTTGACTTCTGGCATGGGTTGGCTCAACATGTGCCTCCGtttcatttttcttgtaaaatcaTTTGCATCAGGTATTTCTCAGTTTAGTCAATCCCTTGTTCTCTCTCAGGCATGGGGTATGCATACCTAAGCTCTGCTATGTCTCATTTTGGGATAGTTTGGTGAGTATCTGAACAGGGCTACTGGGACTAAAACATGGTCAAACTGTGTCACTCAAAAATCcattcagatttttttgtatgttcTAGCAAAAATTAGAACTAAAGGTGATTGAGTTTAGAGGTGCGTCTCTATGTGGTGATGGGTCATTTCAAAAGAATGAATCGCTGTGGATCAAAGGATTACACATGAACTGGAAGGAAATCTCAACATCCATGACTCTCACAACATAAATTTGGACATTTAAGCCAtgcttaaaaatgtaatgtttaccATTTTGTTTTATATCGTTTGGCCTTTATTTTGAtgacatgaaacacaaacactttttaatCAACTTTCAATAAAAAGAGCTTTAGTTtaacatataaaacatatataagtacatatattttttaaaattaagaaAACAGAAATCGCTTCTTTCTTGTTGTCAGATGGTAGGAGAATGTCGGCTAGGACACTAATGTAAAGGTTGTAAATGTACCAATATAATGTTAGGCCTAGTGGGGGTAGTAGTAAAAAAAAGTTCAGTATCATATGTTTGCAATGCCCCAAACACATATTTTGTATCTAATGCAATGGCATTCATTTCTAAGTGTGATGTAAGTGTCCaaataattgttaaaaatacaatttatctTCAGAAACTCGCAAATAGCAGTTACAACTTTCTCCCTTCAGACAAGCTTGGACCAACCGTCTTTGCTCCTGTTAAAATGGATTTTGTGGGAAACATTAAGGTAAGTACATTTAAAGATATAAAATTCTCAAGACCCAATCTATCTTTTTAGATTGGACAAGCATGTTTCAAATATGTTGCAAATTTTAGATGTGGATGTAAAACCACACTTTTCCAACATTCCAGTAGATAGAGTAAAatatttatcttaaaaaaaaaaacacaaaatattttaattaaaacaagtAGGCCAAATTTCTTATTTATAATTTGaagttcattttaaaagaaaatcataTTTAAGTCTTTTTCAAAATTTAGTGCCATATTTAGCATGTTTGATGAGTGACAGTTAAGCACTGTCTCTGTTTGTATTGGGTTTTCTATTTATGTTATACAAACTATGACTTCAAAGGTCATAAATCTGtggtaaaaatatgtttgtaacACAGAGGAATGCTTTGGCAATGCTTATCAACAGTAGTAGTTCCAAATATAAACCCTGATGATTGTTGCCCCATTCAGTGTTTCTGTACCTGGTTGGCCTATCACCATTGCCACTAGATGGCGACAAAGCTGGAATTGCATTCTATTAATAAAGAGCACGTGTATCCAATATCAAAGTACAAAATGCAACCAGTTTGGATCCCTTTATGAGAGTTGATATTCATTTGCTCCATCAGAAAATCCAGCAAAAGGTGGTGTCCGATCCTGACAGCTTCACCACGCTGCAGAGCATCGTTCTGCATGAGGTGGAGACAGAGGTGGCACAGGTGCGAAATTCAGCCACGGAAGCTCTGCTGTGGCTTAAACGTGGACTCAAGTTCCTCAAAGAGTTCCTCTGTGAGATCAACACTGGGGTGAAGGACGTCCAAGGACCTCTTAGTAAGTCACATCATCTAATGCAAAACAATTCTCATACAGTTTAAAATGACTTCTTCAATTGTcaggaataaactttttttacgtgtttatgttttttaatgtgcttATTTCGTGCCACTTCCAGATAAAGCATATGGAAAAACACTAAGGCAATATCATGGATGGGTCATACGAGGCGTCTTTGCAGTAAGTATTACTGTTGTACTGCTTTTTCATTCAAATGTAATGACGACACAAATTCAAACTCTTCTGAttctgttttgtgtttgctTGTGTGCTTTAGCTGGCTCTACGGGCCGCCCCATCCTATGAGGGCTTCATGGCTGCTCTGGTTTCTCATGAAGGCGATGAGCTGAAAGAGGGCTTTACCACGGGCATGCACAGAGACCTGGGCACCTACCTGCCGGCTATGGAGAAACAGCTGTCCATCCTGGATGCTCTCTATGATGAGTACGGCCTGGAATCAGATGAGATCGTCTGACAGACACAGTGAATAGAGCTTACTGCTCACGGCGCTTATCAGTGTTTCAGAGTTGTAACTCTCTCGCTTGATAACCGAGCCCCTTTTGTGAAAGGTTCTGTGGGGCGTGGCTTACTGAAACCGCCCAATAGAAGTGTGTTGTGATTAACGTGCCATTAGCAGGCTCCAACTCAAACACTAAAAGTTTTCCCTGCAAAACTTAAACAGCCGTGTCGAACACATAATGCTATAATGGGTATTATTCCTCAAGCTCTTTTCAGGGAACGgctttgttttaaataacatcGACAGCTGCGAGTGTTATTGGCGTTGGTTGTTTGTCTTACATTCATATACTTGTGCATCAGAGTACAGTTGAAGCTAAAATCAACATACGGTGAATTTTAGTGTATGGAAGGGAAGTCACAGTGTTACAGTATTGATATGGTCATTATCATTCTCTACCACCTTGAAATTTTCTCAGCATTACTTTCATTTAGATATTGGCCTCTCGTTCACCTTACGCTAGCACAATAGAAGGAAAAAGGTATTAAGAGTCCTTCAGAGATTCAGATGAAGGTGTATCATAAACATCTTGTTACAGTACAGAGTACTGTTTATAAAGACATTGTTTACTATTTAGCTACAATGGCTGAAATCCAGGACATAATTTAAAGATTGGTAAGAGGGACCAAAGGAGAGAGTTCTTTGGGGTTTAGTGGGGACAGGTCtcactacagtatatacaaccTGTAACTGTTCAAGCAGTCATTTTGATTTCTGTAATGCATTCAGAGTTCTGTATTAATCTACAGGAGGAACGATTTGATGGTGTTTCCTCGGCGACGTTATTTATTGACTTATTTATATGATTAAGGATTGTGTCTTTGATTTTAAAGTAAGAATCACTCGCTTTGAAATCATACGATACCAATTTGTGCACGTTGCATTGCATGAGTTTAGTTTGTACATTTCTAAATTAATCCAGATTTAGACTATTAATAATTAACCATAGATTATTAATCTTTTAGGTTTAAAATTTATTCTGATCCCATTCCacagatttaatttaatattccTCTGACTGCAGAACCAACATGGAGATTTTCAGACCAGGAGGCGGATTCACGAAACTGtttcttaagacaaaatataagattgttctcatgataaattataggaagctCGTAAAATTGTTCCTCCTTAAGAAGTTCTCAAATAGTTTCTTAAGAAcgtcttcattttttttcataagaatagATGACATATGCTTTGTTAATCAATcttgagaaaaaaatattagaaCTGTCTTAAGAAGTTTTTTTGGGAATACGAAACATTACTAACTTCTTTCTTAAAGtcgccatgaaatttaaaattataattcaattttttttatgcaGTGGTGAagtgtttattataattttttaatctgtgcacatcattattttttaaaattcatttgcccttgtaatctttaatcaaaaacgttaacctcCTCCCTCTCTcgaaacgacctctcttcacttctggtcacgaggaatGGTGTGAGGGCGGGGCTGCAATGACCTGAAATCTTTCACCTTTTCACTGGGGTACGCCACGATTCgaaaaaaaagacaatcgcTACTTCCGTTTCGTGtcgaaaaaaatgacaatttaagAAACAATGTGGCTGTTAAGAAGAATGTTcttcttaaagtccccgtgaaccggaagttgtgatcgtttttacttccatattttgacgcacttccgagtgaaatggaatttcaaatgagaaaacattgtggccgtggctttcgtctttctctgcgatttaaatgttaaatgtttttctctggTGTATAAAAATAGccgttgcatttttaaatggaactggcagcagactgacagttgaaggggaggagttaacagacgctccgcccaagctgtcgtttaagatggatagtcactacaggacggaagtgcattttcagattctaactaaagattatgagggcacacaaattttaaaaagagaatgacccacattgataaactatttacaaaaaacgctgtaatatttcatgaataaataggcattgtaatttttaatttcactgggacttaaacaatattttgtgaatccggccccagCGGGATcttaaaaactataaataatacTATTTATAGAATTCATTACATACCCTTTAAAATACGGATATTTGTTGAAATGAAATATCTGAGCTTTTATCCGTTGTGTCCTTTACAGACCAATTCAATCTTTGTTTTAGTTAAACCACATTAACATTCAAAacgttaaaatacatttaaatgttaaaattcatttgaaaatgttgaTGTAATTCTCTATTCATTGAGAAGTCTTTGCATCAATATGTTAAGTAAATATGTTAAGCAGTAAACCGAGTTCTCATTGATGAGTAATAAAACTATGTTTGTATAGAATGTCTTTTCATGTATTTCAGATCTATGAATGACTGATTTATTATATGAAAGAGTTCTTTTTATTTACGTCCCTTAGTGTTGTTTATAAACTATATTGACATTTATACTGAACTgcatgtaatgtttttaatctcaacatataaaaatatgcaaTTCTTACCACAGgcaattcattttgtatttgagGTGACCAGTAAAAGGCATATCCATGCATCCAAGTGGTACTTTGAAATACATGTAATGCTATAGCGGCTATGACACTCCTTTAATAtctctgtgtggttgctaggaaGAACAACACACTTGATCACTGGATTCATTAAGGGGCAGAAATAGAAAGCTTGTTCTTGCGTGTGCTTTTGCATATACTTGATAAAGACTGAGGAAGATTACATTTGAACATTACTCGGAGAATGTATTCTACATGAATAATTTAATGTAACTAGATTTACTGctgtaatataatatttattaaataggcCTTATGACAGTTTTTTGAGGAGCTGTGTTGCGTTCCATACATAAGTTAACGCTGCTAGTTTTCCAGTGGCTGGCgggaagatattttggagaccTGCTTTGCAAAACGGCATAATGGAATTGGCACTCGGATGCCAGATTTATCTCGCTTAAGCTTGCAACACCACAGCACACATTACTACGTTATCTTAAATGTTTTCCGATAATCTGAATATTCAAACCATGACTGAATTCAGCTACCGTTTGAGTGGAAAAGTCTGATATGTTAATTGGATTTCATGACACTATATGTGTTCAAGTACAATGTTAGTTCTGTGGCACCTTGCATGTTTTCCATTCCCTTCCTGTTCAGGGATTTTCACTGGAGATTCGTGTGACAGCTGGGGGTCCTCTCTGTTTCCGCCCGTGTGGCCCCCCGTCCGCCACCGAAACGGGACACCACTCAACCTGCACCCCTATAATCCATCGTAGTCGCAATATGGCAGCTGCTTTTTCCCTTATTTAATTTAAGCACCAAAACCCAGTCTATAGGATCTCAACATACCGCATTTCAAAGCTCACCCCCCAAAAGACTAAGATTTCCACAATGGAAAGTTAAATAAGACTCAGTGTTAGTTCCCTCAAATGAAACGAGGGTCACACACCCTATTCTGTACAGCCCCCTGTCAAAAGTCTTATTTGCTGGCACGTTCCCAACAAAGTTGGAAATCAGATTGTGTTATGCAATGCATATGTAAGCTCATCTGCAGGCAAATTACTGTAATGTGATTAGCGGGAAAAGATATGGCTGTATAATACGGTTATCGAAAAGCAAGcatctttaaaaatatctgTCCCGGACCTCCTGTTTACTGCcaaccttcacacacacacaaaataacacGCCAGCCTTAAGTAATGGCACAAGATTTTGCTGGGCCTGTGGTCTGTTTTCCAGCTAgcacaaaggtttttttttgtcCTGGACCTTCTGTCTTTCTAATGATCAATAGACATTGTTGATCAGTATCAGACCACACACTAAAGTGATATGGTCTCTCAGCAGCAGAGCCAGAAACGCAGTATACAGTAATGCTGATGCCCAGCTTACTTCAGCTGGCTGTGATCTAGTACAGAGCTTACTCAGCTACAGTACATTGATGAGTTAAGAGAAACTCGTCCAGTACAGCAAGCAGAGCACTTCAACGCCGTCTGAAGATATGACGTCATAATGTCAAAGACTCCTAGTCAACATGAAACTGCATCTTTCACACATTATATTTGAATACACTTATATTGTatctatttactgtataaattcAAGGTAATTATAAAAATGTGGGGAAGGAGATGTCTGACGCTTTCTGGTTTTACAACAAGATTTTTTATATCTTCGAGTTTGCGTGACTGCTTCGTTTCTCTTGCAAAACCAAACTCAATAGGACTTAAAAATAgaagataaaataaatattcagatttacattttaatgagaCTTTTTGAGTGAAGCAGGGGGTGcagcacacaaaaaacattattaggaaagatcttgttttttaaatattagcatttttttagATTGTGAAAGGGTTTGAATGAACGTGTTTTGAGGTTGTGGCGGTTGAAGGTCAAGTTCAAGCTTGAGATCGTCTTAACATCTCAATAGTAAAATATAGTTCTCAAACTTAATTTAATTAGCTAATATTGACATTAGAGGAGCTAGTAGTTCATAGCTATAGTTTacacatatttctttttttattataaatacctatatttattttatatcatttagaATGTGTGTCTATTAGTTCAAATTATTTCAATGTGATGTCCTGAAAGTTGTTTCAAAAGCAGAGCAAGTTAAGGGATGCACCCAAAACTGAATATTCTgccatgatttactcaccctcaagtcgttccatacagttctttgttctgatgaacacaaagatatttggaaaaatgttagcaacggACATTtcatcgactaccatagtaggaaaaattattgtatctttttttttgttctgttgaacgcaaaagaagatattgtgaagaagaATAATggaaagcaaacatttctggggcacttttcacattgtaattttttctactatggcagtcaatgatgtc contains:
- the plekha8 gene encoding pleckstrin homology domain-containing family A member 8; the encoded protein is MEGVLYKWTNYISGWQPRWFVLDGGTLSYYDSQEDAWKGCKGSIKISVCEIQVHPSDFTRLDLIIPGEQYFYLRAINAAERQKWLVALGTAKACLTDNRTKREKELQENAEALKTKMSELRLYCDLLLQQVNKIKESPLAETAGDSEEVANETGSLVKSTCTTFLKTLEECMQIASRTFNPDLLSQTPPGSPPVATVKPQKIKMIQNDPKNQHPGEKLKDSVSISGSTRAHERGKSGPEYEAPLSPQDNIPTPLTEISLVEEHQEGGNPQNGSSSSTHDTEESAGEKEKHRPTEANHAEVSPSTGQNKEQTVNEEIQADLEVNELQGENKQEEEDKVDTFFSTMSHRFSDIILEDGSGIPTQAFLDSCYAIVPVLDKLGPTVFAPVKMDFVGNIKKIQQKVVSDPDSFTTLQSIVLHEVETEVAQVRNSATEALLWLKRGLKFLKEFLCEINTGVKDVQGPLNKAYGKTLRQYHGWVIRGVFALALRAAPSYEGFMAALVSHEGDELKEGFTTGMHRDLGTYLPAMEKQLSILDALYDEYGLESDEIV